The Sporocytophaga myxococcoides DSM 11118 genome segment AATAATAATATGGATTCGGATGAACCTGGCCCCGCCAATTTAAATAAGTTACCAGATTTTGTGCGTCTTAACTTTTTCACCGAATCATTAATTCCAAAAATATTTCATTATTGTAAGTTCCTGGTTATTTCTATCCAGACAGGCGTTTCTGTTTTGAATAAAAATAATTTCAGGAACTTATTCTTTTGCCAATACGGTTCACAATTAATGACAACTAATTATGGCTTATAATCCGTTTTCGTGGGTAATAAAGTCAATGTCGTTGCTTGAAAAGAGATTGGTAAAAACTAACCAATCGCCCTTAGATAAGATTAACGAAGAATTTGAGGCGGCAACCGGGGAAGAAACTACCGTTGAAGAAAAGGAAATGATCAAAGGTCTGGTCAAATTCGGAAAAACTTCGGTAAAGCAAATCATGAAAAGCCGCATTGATATTACCGCATTTAGTTCTGAGCAAACATTTAGGGAGGTATTGGAGAACATCAGCAAACATGGTTTTTCCAGAATACCTGTATACAAGGATGGTATTGACAATGTAGAGGGTATCCTTAATATAAAGGACTTGTTTCCTTATATCAATGAACAGGGCAATCCTGATTTTGACTGGCATAAACTCCTGCGTCCTGCTTATTTTATTCCCGAAACAAAAAAAATTGAAGACCTTCTGAAGGATTTCCAGCAAATGCGTCAGCATATGGCCATTGTTGTGAATGAATATGGAGGTGTTGCTGGTCTGGTTACACTCGAAGATATTATTGAGGAAATTGTAGGAGAAATTGCAGATGAGTTTGACGAGGAGGATCAAACTTATATTAAGGTAAATGATAACTCCTGGCTTTTCGAAGGTAAAATTTCTCTTAATGATTTCTGTAAAGTATTTGACCTGGATCCAGTAGTTTTCGAAGAGGTTAAAGGTGAGGCAGAATCTCTTGGAGGTTTGTTGCTTCAGCTGAACTCTGATCTTCCGGAGCTGGGAGATAAAATTATGTTTGAACGATTCCTTTTTACAGTAGAATCGGTGAATAACAAAACTATAAAAAAAGTAAAAGTATCAATTGTTGAGGCAAATGAGGTTAATGAAACAGGCAGCTAAACTTTTATCAGTTATTGTATCCGTAGCTGCATTATATTCCTGCACAGAACAAGAAGAATACACGCCAAAGCCAAAAGGCTATAACCGTATCGATCTTCCTAAAGCTGAATATGTAAAGTTAACAGAAGACCATCCTTACACTTTTGAAATTTCTAAATTTTCCGAGGTACTGAAAGACACTTCTCCTCTAGCTGAGCCTCACTGGATAGACGTTTATTATCCCGAATATAAATGCAATGTGCAGATTACTTATAAACCTTTGCATAACAATAAACAAACCCTTAACGAGCTCTTTTCTGATGCTCACAGATTAAAAGGTGGCCATCAGAAAAAAGCTACTTCTATAGATGAACTCGTTACCAAAACAGATAACGGCAAGTATGTTACTTATTTTGAATTGGAAGGTGAGGTCCCAAGTCAGTTCCAGTTTTATGTTACGGATTCTACAAAACATTTCCTGAGAGGAGCTTTATATTTCCGGACAGCAACTAAAAACGATTCTCTTTCTCCCGTCATTGAATATATGAAGAACGACATAGTTCATATGATGAACACCCTGGAGTGGAAAAACTAAAAAATTTAGTTTTCTTTTTATACCTTTATTCCTTTAAAGAATTCTAAAGGAATAATGGCTGGATTTTTCGAAACCAGAATCGAATTTTTAAAAGGAATTGGTCCGCAGAAGGCAGCTTCTTTAAATAAGGAGCTATCCATATTTACTTATGCAGACCTTATTCAGCATTATCCTTTCCGGTACGAAGATCGATCAAAAATCTATAAAATTTCCGAAGTCCATGAAGAGCTTCCCTATATTCAGATAAAGGGAAGAATTACAGGGATGTCTTCTGCCGGCGCTATAGCAAAGAAGAGGATCATGGCTGAGTTTTCCGATGGCACCGGCATTATTGAACTTGTCTGGTTTCAGGGGGCAAAATGGGTTGTAAGCTCATTAAAAACTGGAGTTGACTATTTGGTTTATGGTAAGCCAAATGTTTTTAACGGAAAAATTAATATAGTTCATCCTGAGATGGAGCTGTTTTTAGAGAAGTCTCCGGATAAAGGACTTCAGCCTGTATACAGTACTACAGAAAATCTAAAACGCAAACATCTAGATAGCAGAGCAATTTCCGGGCTTCAGGAAAAGCTTCTTGAGATTGCAGTGCCTGCAATTCAGGAGACTTTACCAATGGAGCTGATTATGCGCTATAAGCTTCTTTCAAAAAAAGAAGCAATGAAAAATATCCATTTCCCCGGTTCTCCAAGACTGCTTGATGAAGCAAAACGAAGACTCAAGTTTGAGGAATTATTTTTCATTCAGCTTCGGCTTTTCATGCAAAAGCAGATGCGTAAGGAAAATTTCAAAGGTCAGGTTTTCAGGAATATTCCCCTGCTGAATGAATTTTATAAAAACCACCTACCTTTTGATCTCACTGAAGCTCAGAAGAGGGTTGTAAGGGAAATTTACAAAGACCTGTGTTCTGGTAAACAAATGAACCGTCTTCTTCAAGGAGATGTGGGAAGTGGTAAAACCATTGTAGCTTTTGTATGCATGCTCATGGCCATCGACAATGGAGCCCAGGCAGCATTAATGGCCCCTACCGAGATTCTTGCAGATCAGCATTTCAAAGGGTTGAAAGAATTCGCCGACAAGCTGGGACTTTCAATGGCTTTACTTACCGGCTCAACAAAGCAAAAAGATAGAAAGGTTATTTTTAAGGACCTCGAGGAGGGAAAGTTAAATTTTATAGTAGGTACACATGCATTGATTGAAGACAATGTTAAGTTTCAAAATCTGGGCATTGTAATTATTGATGAACAACACCGCTTCGGTGTAGCACAAAGGGCGAAGCTGTGGAAGAAAAATGTTATTCCTCCTCACATTCTCGTGATGACGGCAACACCTATCCCTAGGACACTGGCCATGACGCTCTATGGAGACCTTGATATTTCTATCATAGATGAGTTGCCAAAAGGAAGGAAGCCAATTAAGACCATGCATCAGTTTGACAAGGATCGCATAAAACTTTTTGGTTTTATGAGAAATCAGATTGAAGAAGGACGGCAGGTATATGTGGTTTATCCATTAATAGAAGAAAGCGAAACGCTTGATCTCAAAGATCTGATGGATGGTTATGAAAGCATTAGCAGAGCCTTTCCGGATTATGCGCTTGGAATTCTTCACGGACGAATGACTCCTGACGCAAAGGATTATGAGATGAAACGCTTTGTAAAAGGGGAAACTAAAATTCTTGTTTCTACTACTGTTATTGAAGTTGGAGTGAATGTTCCTAATGCAAGTGTAATGGTTATTGAAAATGCTGAGCGATTTGGTCTTTCTCAATTGCACCAGCTCAGAGGACGTGTAGGAAGAGGATCAGATCAATCCTATTGTATTCTAATGTCTAATTATAAACTCAGCCGCGATAGTAAAGTTCGGCTAGAGACAATGGTTAAAACCAATAATGGATTTGAGATTGCAGATGTAGATTTAAAATTAAGAGGACCTGGAGACTTGGCAGGAACACAACAAAGCGGAGTCCCAAATCTTATGATCGCAGATCTGTCTCAAGATGCTGCAATAGTAAAGGAAGCAAGAAAGGCAGCAGAAGAAATTATCGACAAAGATCCTAATCTTGATAGTGACGAAAACAGGAATATTAAGCGGCAGATTAATTCTTTCTCCAAGAACGATTTAAACTGGAGCAGGATTAGTTGAGTTGGAAAAGGCGAAAAGCTGAAAGCACAAAGCTTAAAGTCGGTAGTTGTAGAGACGCCATGCTTGGCGTCTCACTGTCCATAAGGGGCGTAGGCGCCTAAGCGTGTTTTTGAGTTTAAGTGATAAAAATAAATTTTAATAATAATCTGTTCTGTCAGGAGCGTTCCCTTGTTAAATATATCTCATGAAAGTAAGTGCAGGCCTATTAATGTATGTTCTTCAGCCGGAGTTCCGATTGTTGCTTGCGCATCCGGGTGGCCCTTATTTTAAAAATAAAGATGAAGGCAGCTGGACTATTCCCAAAGGACAAGTAGAAGCGGAGGAGGAAATTATAGCAGCAGCTAAAAGAGAGTTTAATGAGGAAACCGGAATCCCGGTAAAAGATACCTTGATTGATCTTTCATTTGTTCGGCAGAAATCCGGAAAAAAAGTATATTGCTGGGCTTTTGAAGGGGAGGAGAAATCGGTGGAAAACTTTACCTCAAACTCTTTCGAAATAGAATGGCCACCAAGATCCGGAAAAATGGCTGTTTTTGTAGAAGTTGATAGAATAGAATTATTCACTCCGGCAGAAGCAAGAAAGAAAATAATGGAAGCTCAGATATCTTTTATTGATCGTCTGGAAGCCCATCTGAATAAGGAAGTATAAAAAGCTTAAACATCATTAAGAAACCGAAGTTATTTTTTTATCCACTGTATAACATGAAAAAAATAATCAATCTTTATCCTCTATTATTTGTTCTCCTGTTTGTTTGCTGCAAACCGTTCCAGGAAGTAAAAGTAACGCAAATAGAATCAGTTACATTGGCTGAAAGAACAAATACAATGGTGAAGGTAGATGTGGGAGTAAAAATCAATAACCCGAATGGTTATAGAATCAAAATTAAGAAAAGTGATCTTGAGGGTTTTCTTAATGGAAAATCTATCGGCAAGGTAAACATGGCCAATAGAGTCGTCCTTGACGCGAAGTCAGAAAAAAGCTATACAATGTCTTTTACAGCGGACATGACTCAGCTTATGAAATCATTGCCAGTGCTAATGATAACTAAATCTGCAGTAATTAATGTGAAAGGATATATTACTGCCAAGGTTTTTATTTTTCGAAAGAGAGTACCGGTTGATATGAAGGAACATTTCTCTCCGGATGATATTCAGTTTTAAAGAAGGCTTTTACAGACGCTTTTGATTTTGTTTAATCACTTAAGTATTAATTATAGTATACTTTTTATTTAACAGAATTTATTTGAGTTCGATCAACCAGGTCGCGCATTTTTATGCGCCTTTTTAATAATCTGAGTGATACCAACTTGGTGCCATTTGTTTCCGTATATTTTATTTTTATTAATATTCAAAACATAGTTAACAATCACCCACATTTAAAACCATGCGATACATTAAGTTCAGGAATCTATTTTTACTTGCCTTGACTACATTGGCAAGTGTTGCTCAATCATTTGCTCAGAATAAAACAGAAATACAGGTTTTGAGCGCTGTTGTTAAAGATAAAACGATTGAAGGGGCAACAATAATTTTCCAAAAGAATGGAGAAGCTTCCGTTACAGCTGTGACAGATCCTTCGGGAAAAATTAGTATACCTTCTCCTTTTGGAGGTGTTGACGATGCTTCTGTTACTCTTATTATTAAGAAAGAAGGTTATTCAACATTGGTTACCAAAGGTCCGGTTAAAGGTCTTACCTATGCTCTAAGTCCTACTATGACTGAGTTGGACGGATTGAGAGTTGTGCTTAACTGGGGTAACAGTCCTCAGGATCTTGATTCACATTTATCTTATCCTGGAAATCATATTTTCTTTCAAAAAAAGAAAGGGTCAAGAGCAAACCTTGATGTTGATGACACTAACGGATATGGGCCGGAAACTGTCACTATTGAAAAGAAAGCTCAAGGACAAAAGTATGTTTATGCAGTGCATAATTTTTCTGATGGAAGTGTAACGGGAAGCCATAGCCTTTCTTCAATCAGCAATGCAAAAGTATTTGTATACATAGGAAATACACTGGTACGTTCTTACGCTGTACCAAAAGGTAACAAATCAGGTAATTTGTGGACTGTTTTCATGATTGATGAAAATGGAGCATTTGTAGATATAAATAAATTTCAGGATGTTGCTTCTGATAATGTAGAAAGAGTTCTTGAAGCACAAAGAGGTCCGAATGCTGCTGGTGGAGAGCCGGTGATTTCACAGCAAGATGTTGATGCTTCTGCCAGAATTAACAGAAAAGGAGAAGAAGCTTACCATGCAGGGAACCTGGAGGCATCTGTTGAATTTTATCAAAACGCCATTGAGCTTGACCCTAACAATGGACAGGCTTATAGCAACCTTGGCCTTTCTTTCCAAAAGTTAAATAGAGTTGCTGAGGCAATTTGGGCAAACAGAAAAGCCATTGCTTTGGCACATGGTCCTCAAACCAATACCATTCAGGCGAGCTCTTATTACAACATTGCTAAAATTTACGAAAGTCAGGGACATTGGGAAGACGCCCTTCAGCACTATACCTGGGCAAAGGAAAGGAAGCAAAACACTGCGTATGATAACGGCATTCAGCGAATGAAAGATAAAACCGGTAAATAGTTTTTCATAGAATCTCCTCCATCGGGGGAGATTTTCTTTTTATATATTTTTGAATTTAATCTGATCAGTTCCATGAATTCTTTGTTGAAAAGAATCTTTATTATTTTTCTCCTGCAAGTTTCTTTTGCTTCCTCGCTGTTAGCGGGAGGTCCGAAAAAAATAGCCAAAATAAACAGAAGCTTATGGCCGTATCAGATTAACTCTGTTTACGAATTCGATTTTGCATCAAGGATGGAAATGCTTGTTTTGATCAATGTTCTGGACGATCAGGATAAATGCAATCATATTGATTCCCTCAAGAAATACCTCGGATTAGAGAAAGTTGCTATAGAGTCTGTTAATAAATGGAAAGAGCAGACAAAAGAAATTTTACAAACGAATTTCAAAAGTCTCACACCTGCGGGAAAACATGATTTTGTTGTAATTCCTACACCTATTTCCTGGATGGGATTAGTGAACTCATCCAAACAACAGGAGAAGGCCATGCCGGATAACCTTAAAGCTTGGTACACTGAAGCAAAGGAGTTTTATAATAGTTATGTATATGAGCAAATGCGACTTGCTGCACTTTTTCCCCGCACAACAAGTGAAATATTGAATCTGGATACAGATGAAATTAATGGGAATAATTTTGGAGACAAGCAGTTCTTACTCACATTTGATGACGGTCCCACTCACGTTAATGGTAATACTGATAAACTCATTTCTACTCTGAGACAAAATAATATCAATGGAGTATTTTTCGTATTAGGCGATATGTTTTATGCAAGAAGAAAGGTTACTTCTGATGATAGACTAAAAGCTTTATATGGAAAAAATATTGTCGGTTCACATGGTAAAGTTCATAAGTCTCACCAGAAGTATCCTGAATGGAAGTCTTCCATTTCATTTACTGCTAACATTATCGACAGTGTTATACCTGAAAGAAAGAAGAGCATGTACTTTCGGCCTCCTTATGGACAAAGAACACAGGAGGTGATAAATTTTCTTGAGCAGAATAATTCTAAGGTTATGTTATGGAATATAGACTCACAGGACTGGAATGCAAAGATCTCTTCCAGTGAGGTTGCAGATAGAATAATAACCCTTATGCTTGTTTGGAGAAAAGGCATTTTATTGTTTCACGACATACATCCGAAAGCAAATCAAGCATTGCCTTTGATCTGGAAGCAATTAAATAAAGCAGGTGTTACCTGGCTTGATCCCAATAGTCTTTAAGAATCATCTTTTATGTGAAAGATATCTCATTTCATCCACAAACTAAAAAATACCCGAGGCCCTCAGATTACTTCTAATTGGCCCCAAAATTCACAGTTTTTATTTAATTATTAGCCTTTGATAATCAGAAGGTTTTAAGGTGTCATATTAGTCGTTGACGATAAAATCTGAAATATGTGTCAAAGTTTTTCTAATTCCCTCCATAAATTGATACATTAGAGATCAGTTACTTATATTTTGAAATCGAAGCAGAGGGCTAATTTTTTGAAACATTGACATTTTTGGTATGGTTAACCTGTTTCTTGATTGCTCTCGCTTTTGTATAAATTTTTAATAGAAAAATTGCTCAGTTATGGGGGAATTTTTAAACAGAAGTCGTCAGAACTCCGATAGAAAACAAAATCTTCATCATACTCAGCAAGCCCAAACCAATGGCCACGAGCAAAAGCTTGTTCAAAAAGCAGAGGCAGGTCCGGAACAGGAGACATTATCAGAGTCTCCACTAGCAGAGGTGCTTCAGCGAAAATGGGATGGGGATGAGGGTGGAGAAGACAAGAATAAACCTCGTGGTCCTGTTCCACAAATGCGGGAGGAAGAAGAGGAGCCGGTTCAAAGGTATGGTCCTGTGCCATTACAACTTCAGACTGATTTAGAGGAGGAGCCTGTACAGCGCTATGGTCCAGTGCCCATACAGTTACAGGAATCAGAAGAAGAACCTGTTCAGCGTAAAGGTCCTGTTCCATCAATGAACCATTCGGAAGAGGCTTCTCAAAACGACTATACTTCATCATCTGACAAGATGCCAGCGTTAATACAAAAGAAAATGGAGTCATCTTTTGGAGAGGATTTTTCTGATGTAAACATTCACAAGAATTCATCACAATCAAAAGACCTTAACGCATATGCCTATACACAAGGCAATGATATACACTTTGCTCCCGGCAAGTATAATCCTGAATCACAGAAAGGTCAAGAGCTCCTTGGCCATGAACTAACTCATGTTGTTCAGCAGCGTGAAGGAAGGGTACAGCCAACCGTTCAGAAGAAAGGAGTAAATATCAATGATGATGAAGGACTGGAGAAAGAGGCTGATGAAATGGGAGAAAAAGCAGCAAAGGGGGAAAAGACAGCAAAAGTTGGAGCTGTGGCACCAGCCTCATCTTCTGAAGATAGTCCTGTACAAAGGTTTGAAGCACCCGGTCATGAGGCTGCTGAAAGAAGGGCTCTAACAGAAAAGAGGACAGACGGACAGGAGTTTAGCAATGAAGAGGTGTCCATGACTTATTTCGGAAACTGGATGAGAGATATGAATCAGGTTATGGTGCCGGCTTTTGCAGATGCCATTGGTAATGATGGAGCCTTTGCCCTTATCAAGATTCTGGCCCTTAAGAAGTTTGGAAGAGAGATTAATCCTGAACTATTTGGGTATTATATTCCATCAGAGCATATAGATAACCCTGCAGGTCAAGTACCAGGTGCTGATTATTTTACATCTGCTCCTGCAGTAAGCAGTAATCTTAATAATTCTGGAGAAAAAGACAGATTTGGAACAGAGAAGTATCCCGAAAGGCCAAGTGAATATGTCACTTCTCAGGAGAACACAGATCCACTTACAGGATCGGTTTTAGGTGCGAATATTTTCTCTGTGGATGACAGTGGGGTGATGGCTTATATCAGGAGAACCAATATGCACGTGGAAAAAAGACTTGAGCTTGCTGCATTAAAAGGCAGGTCATCTGAAGGACTTGTACATTTTGGAGCAGCTATGCATGCTGTAGAAGACTTGTTTGCTCATTCCAATTATATTGAGATTGCATTGAATAAAATTCTTCAGGAAAATCCTCCGATCAAAGATGATGGATCTCCCGGCGTGCTTCCGGAGCTTAAAGGAGAGGAGCGCCAGGTACAAACGCTTTCTTCTAAAACAGCAGATGGAAAACCAACATTGGTAACAGGTACTTTTACCAGTCTGGATACACTTGAGTCTGTTGGAAGTGAAGGTGTTAAAATGCTGAGAATGGGACTTGCTCCTGCCGGATCTGAAGGAGAAAGAAAGGCTCAGGAAGCACTAGTGAGCGCTTCTCTGAAAAAAATGGATGCACTAAAATCAAATCCTGCGTTAAGGGCTAAAATGGTAAAGGCTATTGAGGGAGCCCAAATCCCCATTATTTCAGGGCTTGGGAAAGATAATATCGACACGGTTGTTAAATCCGGCAATGTAAGTGACCTTTATGAACTCATCAGACAAATAAACAAGTATGTTCCGGTGCTTGATATTCTTGCTCCAGTACACAATGCAATTGTAGCAACAATAAATACTACGGTACTTAAGCCTACATCCGACAGAATAGAGAGTCAGATGCTTGGTGTAAAAGTTCAGGATACTCCACTGTACAAAGGACAAAAAGAGGTGAATGAAATTGTAAATGCTGGAGGAAATAAGTTTAGTCCAATGCAGGAAATGACAGCATCGATAACCGGAGAAGCTCCTGATCCAAAGAAGAATCTTGCAGATGCCCAGAAACGTCAAGCACTTCTGAATAACACACCATCAAAGGTACTAGCAAATGCATCACATTCACAGTTAGCAAAGGATCATACAAATAGTATATTCTTCGGACTGGCCTTTAAGCTGGCAGTAGAAGCGGATAAGAAACTGCGGGATAAAATGCTTGCAGTGTGGTCCGGGTCTCCGCAAGTAAAAGACCCACATGTAGAAGAAGCCAAGACCTTCAGAGAAGAAGAAGCAAAAAGAGCCAAAGACGATAGTTTCTTTAGTCCCGTGAAAAACTGGCTTGCTCCTGAAGCCAGTGATAATGTGAAGATGGCTGAAGCGAGATCTAAACAGGATTCTGTATCTTTAAAATATGGAAAAGAAGTTTATAATGAAGGTAAAAAACCTGGTCAGGAGTATAATCTTCAGGAAATGCGAGATGATTCTGCCAACAGGATTTTAGCGATATCTTCAACAATAAAAGGAATCGCAAATGCTCCGGGCAGTGCATCAAAATCCATTGGTGAGCTAAAGAAAGCTATGGGGAATAATAAGATTGATAACGCTGATGCAAATAAGTTTTTGGATAAGTCAATGTCAGAAACGGCAAGTGCTCAGAATACTGTTGATGCAAATTCACTCGTGAAAGAGTTAATAAAATCTTCTGACGATTTTGCAGGATGCGCACAATTAGTAAGGACTGCTGATACTTTGCAAAAGAGAGAAAATGCTTATAAAATGTTGGGGCAGGCTAAGGTTAAACTTATTCAGGTAATTAAGGT includes the following:
- the recG gene encoding ATP-dependent DNA helicase RecG codes for the protein MAGFFETRIEFLKGIGPQKAASLNKELSIFTYADLIQHYPFRYEDRSKIYKISEVHEELPYIQIKGRITGMSSAGAIAKKRIMAEFSDGTGIIELVWFQGAKWVVSSLKTGVDYLVYGKPNVFNGKINIVHPEMELFLEKSPDKGLQPVYSTTENLKRKHLDSRAISGLQEKLLEIAVPAIQETLPMELIMRYKLLSKKEAMKNIHFPGSPRLLDEAKRRLKFEELFFIQLRLFMQKQMRKENFKGQVFRNIPLLNEFYKNHLPFDLTEAQKRVVREIYKDLCSGKQMNRLLQGDVGSGKTIVAFVCMLMAIDNGAQAALMAPTEILADQHFKGLKEFADKLGLSMALLTGSTKQKDRKVIFKDLEEGKLNFIVGTHALIEDNVKFQNLGIVIIDEQHRFGVAQRAKLWKKNVIPPHILVMTATPIPRTLAMTLYGDLDISIIDELPKGRKPIKTMHQFDKDRIKLFGFMRNQIEEGRQVYVVYPLIEESETLDLKDLMDGYESISRAFPDYALGILHGRMTPDAKDYEMKRFVKGETKILVSTTVIEVGVNVPNASVMVIENAERFGLSQLHQLRGRVGRGSDQSYCILMSNYKLSRDSKVRLETMVKTNNGFEIADVDLKLRGPGDLAGTQQSGVPNLMIADLSQDAAIVKEARKAAEEIIDKDPNLDSDENRNIKRQINSFSKNDLNWSRIS
- a CDS encoding LEA type 2 family protein, whose amino-acid sequence is MKKIINLYPLLFVLLFVCCKPFQEVKVTQIESVTLAERTNTMVKVDVGVKINNPNGYRIKIKKSDLEGFLNGKSIGKVNMANRVVLDAKSEKSYTMSFTADMTQLMKSLPVLMITKSAVINVKGYITAKVFIFRKRVPVDMKEHFSPDDIQF
- a CDS encoding eCIS core domain-containing protein, which produces MGEFLNRSRQNSDRKQNLHHTQQAQTNGHEQKLVQKAEAGPEQETLSESPLAEVLQRKWDGDEGGEDKNKPRGPVPQMREEEEEPVQRYGPVPLQLQTDLEEEPVQRYGPVPIQLQESEEEPVQRKGPVPSMNHSEEASQNDYTSSSDKMPALIQKKMESSFGEDFSDVNIHKNSSQSKDLNAYAYTQGNDIHFAPGKYNPESQKGQELLGHELTHVVQQREGRVQPTVQKKGVNINDDEGLEKEADEMGEKAAKGEKTAKVGAVAPASSSEDSPVQRFEAPGHEAAERRALTEKRTDGQEFSNEEVSMTYFGNWMRDMNQVMVPAFADAIGNDGAFALIKILALKKFGREINPELFGYYIPSEHIDNPAGQVPGADYFTSAPAVSSNLNNSGEKDRFGTEKYPERPSEYVTSQENTDPLTGSVLGANIFSVDDSGVMAYIRRTNMHVEKRLELAALKGRSSEGLVHFGAAMHAVEDLFAHSNYIEIALNKILQENPPIKDDGSPGVLPELKGEERQVQTLSSKTADGKPTLVTGTFTSLDTLESVGSEGVKMLRMGLAPAGSEGERKAQEALVSASLKKMDALKSNPALRAKMVKAIEGAQIPIISGLGKDNIDTVVKSGNVSDLYELIRQINKYVPVLDILAPVHNAIVATINTTVLKPTSDRIESQMLGVKVQDTPLYKGQKEVNEIVNAGGNKFSPMQEMTASITGEAPDPKKNLADAQKRQALLNNTPSKVLANASHSQLAKDHTNSIFFGLAFKLAVEADKKLRDKMLAVWSGSPQVKDPHVEEAKTFREEEAKRAKDDSFFSPVKNWLAPEASDNVKMAEARSKQDSVSLKYGKEVYNEGKKPGQEYNLQEMRDDSANRILAISSTIKGIANAPGSASKSIGELKKAMGNNKIDNADANKFLDKSMSETASAQNTVDANSLVKELIKSSDDFAGCAQLVRTADTLQKRENAYKMLGQAKVKLIQVIKVIAASKDRDTFGLPAFASLLVLIDREMAVVAPAYTTEQLRLLNDPNPSKALQNSIITLPSLSRVDSLPVNDSQKQAIKDLLQTSREIIDHPFDSTWWKQHVISFISQHHDQILEEIKARNAGYANFGGEHHH
- a CDS encoding CBS domain-containing protein yields the protein MAYNPFSWVIKSMSLLEKRLVKTNQSPLDKINEEFEAATGEETTVEEKEMIKGLVKFGKTSVKQIMKSRIDITAFSSEQTFREVLENISKHGFSRIPVYKDGIDNVEGILNIKDLFPYINEQGNPDFDWHKLLRPAYFIPETKKIEDLLKDFQQMRQHMAIVVNEYGGVAGLVTLEDIIEEIVGEIADEFDEEDQTYIKVNDNSWLFEGKISLNDFCKVFDLDPVVFEEVKGEAESLGGLLLQLNSDLPELGDKIMFERFLFTVESVNNKTIKKVKVSIVEANEVNETGS
- a CDS encoding tetratricopeptide repeat protein codes for the protein MRYIKFRNLFLLALTTLASVAQSFAQNKTEIQVLSAVVKDKTIEGATIIFQKNGEASVTAVTDPSGKISIPSPFGGVDDASVTLIIKKEGYSTLVTKGPVKGLTYALSPTMTELDGLRVVLNWGNSPQDLDSHLSYPGNHIFFQKKKGSRANLDVDDTNGYGPETVTIEKKAQGQKYVYAVHNFSDGSVTGSHSLSSISNAKVFVYIGNTLVRSYAVPKGNKSGNLWTVFMIDENGAFVDINKFQDVASDNVERVLEAQRGPNAAGGEPVISQQDVDASARINRKGEEAYHAGNLEASVEFYQNAIELDPNNGQAYSNLGLSFQKLNRVAEAIWANRKAIALAHGPQTNTIQASSYYNIAKIYESQGHWEDALQHYTWAKERKQNTAYDNGIQRMKDKTGK
- a CDS encoding NUDIX domain-containing protein; this translates as MKVSAGLLMYVLQPEFRLLLAHPGGPYFKNKDEGSWTIPKGQVEAEEEIIAAAKREFNEETGIPVKDTLIDLSFVRQKSGKKVYCWAFEGEEKSVENFTSNSFEIEWPPRSGKMAVFVEVDRIELFTPAEARKKIMEAQISFIDRLEAHLNKEV
- the gldD gene encoding gliding motility lipoprotein GldD — encoded protein: MRLMKQAAKLLSVIVSVAALYSCTEQEEYTPKPKGYNRIDLPKAEYVKLTEDHPYTFEISKFSEVLKDTSPLAEPHWIDVYYPEYKCNVQITYKPLHNNKQTLNELFSDAHRLKGGHQKKATSIDELVTKTDNGKYVTYFELEGEVPSQFQFYVTDSTKHFLRGALYFRTATKNDSLSPVIEYMKNDIVHMMNTLEWKN
- a CDS encoding polysaccharide deacetylase family protein, encoding MNSLLKRIFIIFLLQVSFASSLLAGGPKKIAKINRSLWPYQINSVYEFDFASRMEMLVLINVLDDQDKCNHIDSLKKYLGLEKVAIESVNKWKEQTKEILQTNFKSLTPAGKHDFVVIPTPISWMGLVNSSKQQEKAMPDNLKAWYTEAKEFYNSYVYEQMRLAALFPRTTSEILNLDTDEINGNNFGDKQFLLTFDDGPTHVNGNTDKLISTLRQNNINGVFFVLGDMFYARRKVTSDDRLKALYGKNIVGSHGKVHKSHQKYPEWKSSISFTANIIDSVIPERKKSMYFRPPYGQRTQEVINFLEQNNSKVMLWNIDSQDWNAKISSSEVADRIITLMLVWRKGILLFHDIHPKANQALPLIWKQLNKAGVTWLDPNSL